One segment of Halomonas sp. TD01 DNA contains the following:
- a CDS encoding anhydro-N-acetylmuramic acid kinase produces the protein MKTPPPALPSYYVGLMSGTSLDGIDAALVAIAPQSPPELIATHASPMPQSLHNLLLNLCHAEQVSFAELAEAESAFCQLQANAVKALLTQQQISPAQIHAIGSHGQTIEHAPGGHHGGPAYTLQLDNPSLLAELTGCTVVADFRRRDLAAGGQAAPLAPAFHQALFGRQTSEQLVLNLGGFANLTWLPSDSSIPAIGFDTGPANVLLDAWFAKHHDGRFDQNGTWAAGGQIDQALLKRLLNEPFFHQPPPRSTGRELFHLAWLENKLTGHEAACDVQTTLAELTAISVAQGIQQLPATHDSMTLIACGGGAHNAYLMARLASHLPNATFKSPADLGWPEDWIEAGAFAWLAHQRLHGLPGNLPSVTGASGPRVLGGIYAF, from the coding sequence ATGAAAACGCCCCCCCCTGCCTTACCGTCGTATTATGTTGGGTTAATGTCGGGCACCAGCCTGGACGGCATTGATGCCGCGCTGGTCGCTATAGCACCACAATCACCACCTGAGCTCATTGCCACTCATGCATCGCCAATGCCCCAGTCGCTTCACAACCTACTACTGAACTTGTGCCATGCCGAGCAAGTAAGCTTTGCAGAGCTTGCAGAAGCCGAAAGCGCATTTTGCCAGCTACAAGCAAACGCCGTGAAAGCACTACTGACTCAGCAACAGATCTCACCAGCGCAAATTCACGCTATTGGTAGCCATGGGCAGACAATTGAGCATGCTCCCGGCGGCCACCACGGAGGCCCAGCCTATACACTACAGCTTGATAACCCCAGCCTACTGGCAGAGCTAACCGGCTGCACAGTGGTAGCTGATTTCCGCCGACGGGACTTAGCGGCGGGTGGCCAAGCAGCGCCATTAGCACCGGCATTTCACCAAGCCCTGTTTGGTCGCCAGACAAGCGAGCAGCTTGTTTTAAACCTAGGGGGCTTTGCGAATCTGACGTGGCTACCCAGCGATTCCAGCATCCCCGCAATTGGCTTTGATACAGGACCAGCTAATGTGCTGTTAGATGCTTGGTTTGCGAAGCATCACGATGGGCGCTTTGATCAAAATGGCACATGGGCCGCTGGCGGGCAGATTGATCAAGCATTACTAAAACGCTTGCTTAACGAGCCGTTTTTTCATCAACCACCGCCGCGCAGTACCGGCCGCGAACTATTTCACTTGGCATGGTTAGAAAATAAGTTAACGGGCCACGAAGCTGCTTGCGATGTGCAAACTACGCTAGCGGAACTGACCGCGATAAGCGTTGCCCAGGGCATTCAGCAATTGCCAGCGACCCACGACAGCATGACATTAATTGCTTGTGGCGGTGGTGCACACAACGCTTATTTAATGGCGAGACTCGCATCACACTTACCCAATGCGACATTTAAGTCTCCCGCAGACCTAGGCTGGCCCGAAGACTGGATTGAAGCAGGCGCTTTTGCCTGGCTTGCCCATCAACGCTTGCACGGCCTGCCCGGCAACTTACCTTCCGTCACGGGTGCCAGTGGCCCGCGAGTCCTGGGGGGCATTTACGCCTTTTAA
- a CDS encoding type IV pilus twitching motility protein PilT: protein MDITELLAFSAKQNASDLHLSAGLPPMIRVDGDIRRLNVPAMDNSEVRRLIFDIMNEQQRRDYEAHLEADFSFEVSGVARFRVNAFHQVRGAGAVFRTIPNDVLSMSTLGMGDVFERLAMLPRGLVLVTGPTGSGKSTTLAAMIDYINDHRFEHILTIEDPVEFVHTSKRCLINQREVHRDTRSFTAALRSALREDPDVILVGELRDLETIRLALTAAETGHLVFGTLHTTSAAKTIDRIIDVFPGEEKSMVRSMLSESLQAVVSQTLLKRQGGGRIAAHEVLIATAAVRNLIREDKVAQIYSAIQTGGNLGMQTLNASLAKLVKEGVVSMEDAQAQAKGTLSLNDD from the coding sequence ATGGCGATATTCGTCGGCTTAATGTGCCAGCGATGGACAATAGTGAAGTTCGCCGCCTGATTTTTGACATTATGAATGAGCAGCAGCGTCGAGACTATGAGGCGCACTTAGAAGCTGATTTTTCATTCGAAGTATCTGGGGTGGCTCGTTTTCGTGTTAATGCATTCCATCAAGTGCGGGGGGCTGGAGCGGTGTTTCGTACGATTCCTAACGACGTGCTTTCAATGAGCACCTTGGGGATGGGCGACGTATTCGAGCGATTAGCAATGCTGCCAAGGGGGTTGGTGTTGGTGACCGGGCCAACCGGTTCGGGCAAAAGCACCACGTTGGCTGCAATGATCGATTACATTAATGATCATCGTTTTGAGCATATTTTAACGATCGAAGACCCTGTTGAGTTTGTACATACCAGTAAGCGCTGTTTAATAAATCAGCGTGAAGTGCATCGAGATACGCGCAGTTTTACTGCCGCATTGCGCAGCGCATTACGTGAAGACCCTGATGTCATTTTGGTCGGCGAACTTCGAGATCTAGAAACCATTCGGCTGGCGCTCACGGCTGCTGAAACTGGCCATCTAGTGTTTGGCACGCTGCATACGACGTCAGCGGCGAAAACAATTGATCGCATTATCGATGTGTTTCCTGGGGAGGAGAAATCGATGGTTCGCTCAATGCTATCAGAGTCGCTGCAAGCAGTGGTCTCTCAAACATTATTGAAGCGCCAGGGTGGTGGGCGTATTGCGGCCCATGAAGTGTTGATTGCTACTGCCGCGGTTCGGAATTTAATACGTGAAGATAAGGTTGCTCAAATTTATTCAGCCATTCAGACCGGAGGCAATCTTGGCATGCAAACGTTAAATGCATCGCTTGCTAAGCTTGTTAAAGAGGGCGTGGTGAGTATGGAAGATGCACAGGCACAAGCCAAAGGCACACTCTCGTTAAACGATGACTAA